Proteins encoded in a region of the Candidatus Moanabacter tarae genome:
- the dcyD gene encoding D-cysteine desulfhydrase, whose protein sequence is MFNQKNSITRKDLKSRLDSFSRLSLADLPTPLFDCPRLSKELDGPRILIKREDQTGIAFGGNKIREFEYSLAPAVEGNYDILLHGAASQSNQSRVTAAVAARLGKKAVMVGQRDDHSEPITGNLLLSHIFGADIYLTDNPGEKIEIINRLRKEGHRVYNTSTDGYLLRSIAYVDGFLELSKQLQDQDIHPAALYVCSGVHTHVGLVIGARALGIPVEVIGIKPMPRENEESSRELACVAKKVALMLDLSLQINPADFECHGNYAGEAYGTVTERGRDAVLLMARTEGLLLDPVYTGKAFGAMIEHIRQKRWTKDQTVVFVHTGGTPALFAYGDEILSPKTEVNCD, encoded by the coding sequence GTGTTTAACCAAAAGAATTCCATCACAAGAAAAGATCTTAAATCTCGGCTCGACAGTTTCAGTCGTCTCTCATTGGCTGATCTTCCCACCCCTTTGTTCGACTGCCCGAGATTGTCTAAAGAACTGGATGGCCCTCGCATTCTCATCAAGCGTGAAGATCAAACCGGCATTGCATTTGGTGGGAATAAAATTCGTGAGTTTGAATACTCCCTAGCCCCTGCCGTCGAAGGGAATTATGATATCCTTCTTCATGGTGCAGCATCCCAATCTAATCAATCACGCGTCACCGCAGCGGTAGCGGCTCGCTTGGGGAAAAAAGCTGTCATGGTTGGACAACGCGACGATCATTCTGAACCCATTACCGGGAACCTTCTTCTGTCTCATATATTTGGCGCCGACATTTACCTTACCGATAATCCTGGAGAAAAAATTGAGATCATTAACCGCCTGAGGAAAGAAGGACATCGTGTTTACAACACTAGCACTGACGGCTATCTTTTACGGAGCATCGCCTATGTGGATGGTTTCCTGGAGTTGTCAAAGCAACTCCAGGACCAAGACATTCATCCTGCCGCATTGTATGTCTGTTCTGGAGTCCATACCCATGTCGGCCTTGTAATTGGAGCTCGCGCGCTTGGGATTCCAGTAGAAGTCATCGGAATTAAGCCAATGCCACGAGAAAATGAAGAATCCAGCAGGGAACTAGCCTGTGTGGCTAAAAAGGTTGCTCTCATGCTTGATCTTTCGCTGCAAATTAATCCGGCTGATTTTGAGTGCCATGGAAACTACGCTGGCGAAGCCTATGGGACCGTAACAGAACGGGGCCGAGACGCTGTTCTTTTAATGGCACGAACGGAAGGACTGCTCCTAGATCCCGTCTACACCGGTAAAGCTTTTGGAGCCATGATCGAACACATAAGACAAAAGCGTTGGACCAAGGATCAAACAGTGGTGTTTGTGCATACAGGGGGGACCCCTGCTCTTTTTGCTTACGGTGACGAGATTTTATCACCCAAAACCGAAGTTAACTGCGACTAG
- the limB gene encoding Limonene 1,2-monooxygenase: protein MSRRRLRFGIFLAPFHSSDENPNLAIERDFQLVEWLDELNFDEVWVGEHHSGGYEIIASPEVFIAGAAERTRRIRLGTGVASVPYHHPLMLADRAMQLDHQTRGRFMFGMGPGALPSDAFMMGIDPIRQRDMLEEAVDVIVPLLRGETVTRKADWFELKEARLQLLPYSNPKIPIAVASAVSPTGARIAGKHGIGLLSFAATSKSGFISLPKNWEIAVQQAEQNGQQVHKHDWSLVGPMHIAETREKARENMRFGLEKWVWYFNEVAALAFNWEGNCDSLIDQINESSFGVIGTPEDAINQIERLWEQTGGFGCFLQMAHNWADFDQTKRSFELIGRYVMPHFNDLNKGRVASMDWASENRPEFIGRADQAVEKATEKHETEVKKT, encoded by the coding sequence ATGAGCAGACGCAGACTAAGATTCGGAATTTTCTTGGCACCCTTTCATTCCTCGGATGAAAACCCAAACTTGGCTATTGAACGAGACTTCCAACTCGTGGAGTGGCTCGATGAGCTGAACTTCGACGAAGTCTGGGTAGGGGAACATCATTCCGGTGGCTATGAGATCATCGCCTCTCCTGAGGTATTCATTGCTGGAGCTGCAGAACGCACGCGCCGTATTCGATTAGGCACCGGAGTTGCCTCGGTTCCCTATCACCACCCCCTTATGCTGGCCGACCGGGCAATGCAGCTGGATCATCAAACGCGAGGTCGTTTTATGTTTGGAATGGGGCCAGGAGCCCTACCCTCAGATGCTTTCATGATGGGGATCGACCCTATTCGCCAAAGAGACATGCTGGAGGAAGCTGTGGATGTGATCGTGCCTCTCCTGAGAGGAGAAACTGTCACCAGAAAGGCCGATTGGTTCGAGCTCAAAGAAGCCCGCTTGCAGTTACTTCCCTACTCCAATCCAAAAATTCCCATCGCAGTTGCATCCGCCGTGTCTCCTACCGGGGCCCGCATTGCTGGCAAACATGGAATAGGTCTTCTGTCCTTTGCCGCCACCAGCAAATCTGGGTTTATATCTCTACCCAAGAATTGGGAAATCGCCGTACAACAAGCTGAACAAAACGGTCAACAGGTACACAAACACGATTGGTCTCTGGTAGGGCCAATGCACATTGCTGAGACCCGTGAAAAGGCTCGCGAAAATATGCGTTTCGGCCTGGAGAAGTGGGTCTGGTATTTCAATGAAGTAGCAGCACTTGCTTTCAATTGGGAAGGAAACTGTGATTCCTTAATAGACCAGATTAATGAGTCGAGTTTCGGTGTAATCGGAACCCCAGAGGACGCTATAAATCAGATCGAACGCCTATGGGAGCAAACTGGAGGGTTTGGGTGTTTTCTTCAAATGGCGCATAACTGGGCTGATTTTGATCAAACTAAGCGAAGCTTTGAACTGATTGGTCGCTATGTAATGCCTCATTTCAATGATTTAAACAAGGGTCGGGTAGCGAGCATGGACTGGGCCTCAGAAAACCGGCCCGAATTCATAGGCCGAGCTGACCAAGCAGTCGAAAAGGCAACTGAGAAACACGAAACGGAAGTAAAAAAAACCTAA
- the dgoD_7 gene encoding D-galactonate dehydratase, with protein sequence MKIAKINQFFPRHRMRLVKITTDNGIVGWGETTLEGKPRSTHAAVEELIDYLIGKDPLRIEHHWQHIYRSAFFRGGNVLMSALSGIDQALWDIAGKHFGVPIYQLLGGAVRDRIRVYAHWGITDLSQQGQETAKKRLEMLQKKGGYKAYKSGPGGKWRAHEPPAVIDQFIKKAYMMREWVGDDVEICFDFHGKLTPALAIEICHEIKGMRPMFVEEPVPQENVNALKNVSDHVPFPIATGERLLSRWEFRQIFESNAAAYVQPDGSHAGGISELKRIANMAEVYYVHIMPHCAIGPVAFSSCMQVDAAVPNFLIQEQVDAGLGEGLLKKPWQVVDGHIELPTEPGLGFEIDESEAEQDCGIYEEELGGEYFYDSDGSVADW encoded by the coding sequence ATGAAGATCGCTAAAATTAATCAATTTTTCCCACGTCACCGTATGCGATTAGTAAAAATTACGACTGACAATGGGATTGTCGGATGGGGCGAAACGACTCTTGAAGGCAAACCAAGAAGCACACATGCAGCCGTTGAAGAACTAATCGATTACTTGATTGGCAAAGATCCCCTCCGGATCGAGCATCACTGGCAACACATCTATCGCTCCGCCTTCTTTCGAGGAGGTAATGTTCTTATGTCAGCCCTATCAGGGATCGACCAGGCACTTTGGGACATAGCCGGAAAACACTTTGGAGTACCAATTTATCAGCTACTAGGTGGCGCCGTTCGAGACCGTATTCGGGTCTATGCCCATTGGGGTATCACAGATCTCTCCCAACAGGGCCAGGAAACTGCCAAAAAAAGGCTAGAGATGCTCCAGAAAAAGGGAGGATACAAGGCCTATAAAAGTGGCCCTGGTGGGAAATGGCGAGCTCACGAACCACCTGCTGTAATTGATCAATTTATTAAAAAAGCCTATATGATGCGAGAGTGGGTAGGCGACGACGTCGAGATTTGTTTTGATTTTCACGGCAAGCTAACGCCGGCTCTCGCTATCGAGATATGTCACGAGATTAAGGGCATGCGCCCGATGTTTGTCGAGGAACCTGTTCCGCAGGAAAACGTCAACGCCCTCAAGAATGTTTCCGATCATGTACCCTTCCCCATTGCAACTGGGGAAAGACTCCTCAGTCGTTGGGAATTCCGTCAGATTTTTGAAAGCAATGCTGCGGCCTATGTTCAGCCAGACGGTTCCCACGCAGGGGGAATTTCAGAACTAAAACGGATCGCAAACATGGCAGAGGTGTATTATGTTCACATTATGCCGCATTGTGCTATAGGACCAGTCGCCTTCTCCTCCTGTATGCAAGTTGATGCCGCCGTGCCGAATTTTCTAATCCAAGAGCAGGTTGATGCTGGTCTTGGGGAGGGCTTGCTCAAGAAACCTTGGCAAGTCGTAGATGGCCATATAGAACTGCCGACCGAGCCCGGCCTCGGATTTGAGATAGACGAGAGCGAAGCCGAACAAGATTGCGGCATCTATGAAGAGGAGCTCGGCGGCGAATATTTTTACGATTCTGACGGAAGCGTAGCCGACTGGTAA
- a CDS encoding Hydroxypyruvate reductase, which yields MFKHKVLVPDHNVRAEGLDLLQDNGIELTVLQSYSRPEKVIDSSKDVAAILARVTQINKEVLTASPKLKIVSRHGVGYDNVAIDECTKLGIAVTTTGDANSEAVSEYAFAQLISLARHLTRAANEVKSGIWKRDNIVGFELYQKTLGIIGLGRIGSRLAKHALGFGMEVLAYDPYPNRCAIDEVDVSLVSFEKLLQKSDFISLHTPLNSETRNLIGKTELDLMKPTAFLVNTARGGLIDEKALFYSLHHRKIGGAALDVFEQEPVPEDYSLLKLDNLMCSPHVAGQTSEALVRTSIAAAQNILCVFRGEPPKNLVNPEVLKNSSRTNWKVNF from the coding sequence ATGTTTAAACACAAAGTCCTTGTCCCCGACCACAACGTCCGCGCAGAAGGCCTCGATCTTCTTCAAGACAACGGGATTGAACTTACAGTCCTTCAATCATACTCGAGGCCTGAGAAAGTTATCGACTCATCAAAAGATGTCGCGGCTATCTTGGCACGTGTTACCCAGATAAATAAAGAGGTGTTAACGGCATCTCCAAAACTCAAGATTGTCTCTCGCCATGGCGTTGGTTACGACAATGTCGCCATCGACGAGTGCACCAAGCTGGGCATTGCGGTTACCACTACCGGCGACGCTAATTCGGAGGCAGTAAGCGAATATGCTTTTGCTCAATTGATTTCTCTCGCCCGTCACCTCACCCGTGCCGCTAACGAAGTCAAGTCCGGCATCTGGAAGCGTGATAATATTGTAGGGTTTGAGCTCTATCAAAAAACTCTTGGTATCATTGGCCTAGGTCGAATCGGATCCCGCCTAGCTAAACACGCCCTTGGGTTTGGAATGGAAGTACTTGCATATGATCCCTATCCCAACAGATGCGCTATTGATGAAGTTGATGTAAGCCTTGTATCTTTTGAAAAATTGCTCCAGAAGTCTGACTTCATCTCGCTGCACACTCCCCTTAACTCTGAAACTCGGAACCTTATTGGAAAAACTGAATTAGATCTCATGAAACCCACGGCCTTCCTTGTGAATACTGCCCGAGGTGGCCTCATTGATGAAAAAGCACTTTTCTATTCTCTCCATCATCGAAAAATAGGAGGGGCAGCCTTGGATGTTTTCGAACAGGAACCAGTACCGGAAGATTATTCTCTCCTTAAGCTAGACAACCTCATGTGTTCTCCTCACGTTGCCGGCCAAACTAGTGAGGCCCTCGTACGGACCTCCATCGCTGCCGCCCAAAATATCCTCTGTGTCTTTCGAGGCGAACCACCCAAGAACCTTGTAAATCCCGAGGTACTTAAAAATTCATCACGAACTAACTGGAAGGTGAATTTCTAA
- the iolX_2 gene encoding scyllo-inositol 2-dehydrogenase (NAD(+)): MKHKPIENRSLRVGVYGTGNFANQQHLPNLSKLENVDLVAAADINKDALKSTAEKFGITHTYEDAYEMLAKEDLDILYSIVPAFVRTDVEATAAAKGIHLFSEKPQALTMAVARRIADAVDEGSVFSSVCFRERYRPIFMEAKRLLEGKNVIHIRFQSWRDLVPKKEEMGEGWSNNVDLGGSAAFDWGVHAVDYSRYMSGHDIVRAQGFVHHPKEFALPLSNSYNFVLDSGATLHVSFVSAGDMPTHQPYFLIFYEGGYLGVHGYDFIEMNGERVYTAEEYNPWFELDRRFIEAVRQGDDSDLLNDYRDGLLSLGPVLAAWESTRQKGEMIDVVKFMEN, from the coding sequence ATGAAACACAAGCCAATCGAAAATCGAAGTTTACGCGTGGGCGTTTACGGAACGGGGAACTTTGCCAATCAGCAACATCTTCCAAATTTGAGTAAGCTGGAAAATGTCGATTTAGTAGCAGCCGCTGATATCAATAAAGATGCTCTGAAGTCGACTGCTGAAAAATTTGGTATCACTCATACTTACGAAGATGCCTACGAGATGCTGGCAAAGGAGGATCTGGATATTCTCTATTCAATTGTTCCCGCATTTGTCCGAACAGATGTGGAAGCGACTGCTGCGGCCAAAGGCATTCATCTTTTCAGCGAGAAGCCGCAGGCTCTGACAATGGCGGTAGCTCGTCGAATTGCTGATGCGGTAGACGAAGGTTCCGTCTTTAGTTCGGTTTGTTTCCGAGAGCGGTATCGTCCCATTTTCATGGAAGCCAAAAGACTATTGGAGGGAAAGAATGTGATTCATATTCGCTTTCAAAGTTGGAGAGATCTTGTCCCTAAAAAAGAAGAAATGGGTGAGGGTTGGTCCAACAATGTCGATTTGGGTGGGAGTGCAGCTTTTGACTGGGGTGTGCATGCAGTGGATTATTCACGATACATGAGTGGTCACGATATTGTTCGAGCTCAGGGATTTGTTCACCATCCCAAGGAATTTGCGCTTCCCTTGTCGAACAGCTACAATTTCGTCCTAGATAGCGGTGCCACTCTTCATGTTAGTTTTGTTTCAGCTGGGGATATGCCTACCCATCAGCCCTATTTCCTGATTTTCTACGAAGGTGGATATCTTGGGGTTCACGGATACGACTTTATCGAAATGAACGGAGAGAGGGTCTACACAGCAGAGGAATACAATCCATGGTTCGAACTTGACCGGCGCTTTATTGAAGCGGTTAGGCAGGGTGACGACAGCGATCTTTTGAATGATTACCGGGATGGATTGCTTTCGCTGGGTCCGGTACTGGCGGCGTGGGAATCTACCCGCCAAAAGGGTGAGATGATCGATGTAGTTAAATTCATGGAGAACTGA
- a CDS encoding D-mannonate dehydratase, whose translation MRIADIKLITLELDDEHPVSQWKLTTIPNLRRIQYTHGRAKQSGTVKTRNTFLKVITDEGIESIVTTDISITPTQLSIIKNQVIGEDVFNREAIWQKLHKGTRWVYQPPGWFGAFDNCLWDILGKAANLPVHALVGRVRESLPVYLTAGDSTLEQYLEHIDIGKSFGINAYKFHTYKGGKADIPIFTKVREIVGADYDLLNDPVCSYDLREAIEVGHVMEDLDFVWLEEPMHEYKLNLYQELCDELTIPVMGTEMLMNDIGITSQWLIQGGTDLLRGNARAGTTHVLKLAHLAELYGGTIELNGVGGLSGLVHATLGCCIENTQFYEYMALSPDALREQGALWGLTNAPIIKDGHIAPNNLPGWGAQWDEEKFASLIVEEV comes from the coding sequence ATGAGGATAGCAGATATCAAACTGATCACCTTAGAACTTGACGATGAACACCCAGTTAGTCAGTGGAAGTTAACTACTATCCCCAACCTAAGACGCATCCAGTACACCCACGGGCGCGCGAAGCAATCAGGCACTGTTAAGACCCGAAACACTTTCCTCAAAGTCATCACTGACGAGGGAATCGAGAGCATCGTCACCACAGACATTTCAATAACACCAACACAATTGTCCATAATCAAAAATCAGGTAATCGGTGAGGACGTCTTTAACCGTGAGGCAATCTGGCAAAAGTTGCACAAAGGAACGCGATGGGTTTACCAACCGCCAGGATGGTTCGGAGCTTTTGATAATTGCCTGTGGGATATCCTTGGGAAAGCAGCTAACCTTCCTGTCCACGCTTTGGTGGGAAGAGTTCGAGAGAGTCTTCCGGTCTATCTCACTGCCGGTGATTCTACTCTAGAACAATATCTGGAACATATTGATATTGGGAAATCATTTGGAATAAACGCCTACAAATTCCACACTTACAAAGGCGGCAAGGCAGATATCCCAATTTTCACCAAGGTGAGGGAAATTGTTGGTGCTGATTACGATCTATTAAACGATCCGGTTTGCTCCTACGACCTAAGGGAAGCAATCGAGGTTGGTCATGTAATGGAAGACTTGGATTTCGTTTGGCTCGAGGAACCCATGCACGAGTACAAACTCAATCTCTATCAGGAATTGTGCGATGAACTGACCATCCCGGTGATGGGTACCGAGATGCTTATGAACGATATCGGAATAACTTCCCAATGGCTCATTCAGGGTGGGACTGACCTTCTTCGAGGAAACGCCAGAGCTGGAACAACCCATGTCCTAAAGCTTGCCCATCTTGCCGAATTGTATGGTGGCACAATCGAACTCAATGGCGTTGGAGGTCTGTCCGGCCTTGTTCACGCCACGCTCGGATGCTGCATTGAAAACACTCAATTCTATGAATACATGGCACTATCCCCCGATGCCTTGCGGGAACAAGGGGCTCTCTGGGGTCTCACCAACGCCCCCATCATCAAGGACGGCCACATTGCTCCCAATAATCTTCCTGGGTGGGGAGCGCAGTGGGACGAGGAAAAGTTCGCCTCCCTTATTGTAGAAGAGGTCTAA
- a CDS encoding D-mannonate dehydratase has translation MKIADIKLITLELDDEHPAREWKLTTIPNLRRIQYTHGRAKQSGTVKTRNTFLKVITDEGIESIVTTDISITPTQLSIIKNQVIGEDVFNREAIWQKLHKGTRWVYQPPGWFGAFDNCLWDILGKAANLPVHALVGRVRESLPVYLTAGDSTLEQYLEHIDIGKSFGINAYKFHTYKGGKADIPIFTKVREIVGADYDLLNDPVCSYDLREAIEVGHVMEDLDFVWLEEPMHEYKLNLYQELCDELTIPVMGTEMLMNDIGITSQWLIQGGTDLLRGNARAGTTHVLKLAHLAELYGGTIELNGVGGLSGLVHATLGCCIENTQFYEYMALSPDALREQGALWGLTNAPIIKDGHIAPNNLPGWGAQWDEEKFASLIVEEV, from the coding sequence ATGAAGATAGCAGATATCAAACTGATCACCTTAGAACTTGACGATGAACACCCGGCTAGAGAGTGGAAGTTAACTACTATCCCCAACCTAAGACGCATCCAGTACACCCACGGGCGCGCGAAGCAATCAGGCACTGTTAAGACCCGAAACACTTTCCTCAAAGTCATCACTGACGAGGGAATCGAGAGCATCGTCACCACAGACATTTCAATAACACCAACACAATTGTCCATAATCAAAAATCAGGTAATCGGTGAGGACGTCTTTAACCGTGAGGCAATCTGGCAAAAGTTGCACAAAGGAACGCGATGGGTTTACCAACCGCCAGGATGGTTCGGAGCTTTTGATAATTGCCTGTGGGATATCCTTGGGAAAGCAGCTAACCTTCCTGTCCACGCTTTGGTGGGAAGAGTTCGAGAGAGTCTTCCGGTCTATCTCACTGCCGGTGATTCTACTCTAGAACAATATCTGGAACATATTGATATTGGGAAATCATTTGGAATAAACGCCTACAAATTCCACACTTACAAAGGCGGCAAGGCAGATATCCCAATTTTCACCAAGGTGAGGGAAATTGTTGGTGCTGATTACGATCTATTAAACGATCCGGTTTGCTCCTACGACCTAAGGGAAGCAATCGAGGTTGGTCATGTAATGGAAGACTTGGATTTCGTTTGGCTCGAGGAACCCATGCACGAGTACAAACTCAATCTCTATCAGGAATTGTGCGATGAACTGACCATCCCGGTGATGGGTACCGAGATGCTTATGAACGATATCGGAATAACTTCCCAATGGCTCATTCAGGGTGGGACTGACCTTCTTCGAGGAAACGCCAGAGCTGGAACAACCCATGTCCTAAAGCTTGCCCATCTTGCCGAATTGTATGGTGGCACAATCGAACTCAATGGCGTTGGAGGTCTGTCCGGCCTTGTTCACGCCACGCTCGGATGCTGCATTGAAAACACTCAATTCTATGAATACATGGCACTATCCCCCGATGCCTTGCGGGAACAAGGGGCTCTCTGGGGTCTCACCAACGCCCCCATCATCAAGGACGGCCACATTGCTCCCAATAATCTTCCTGGGTGGGGAGCGCAGTGGGACGAGGAAAAGTTCGCCTCCCTTATTGTAGAAGAGGTCTAA
- the dgoD_8 gene encoding D-galactonate dehydratase — translation MKITEVKTADVTVKIDDKKGYRYHYVRVFSDEGLFGTGETSHVDSGWRETTRDMANLIIGMDPRDVDACFEHIRRQYLFRGGFAGAGISALTGIEIALWDLAGKAQGLPVYRLLGGKFRDRIRLYVDSACTDYKERVNEVRERGFTAVKFDLDDAQNPHKLDRWNWSVTPDEIKSIVDSAFAIREGIGDSLDLAMDLHGRYDATAGTKFAHALEPLNLLWLEEPVPPENIEALGRITQGTRTPICAGENLYLRYGFRDLIENQAVDIIMPDISKCGGLSECRKIANMAEIYYIPFAPHNNSSALSTVGDAHVCASVPNFLTLEFHRFDDVTWDNILATNESVIENGHVVLSEKPGLGVELNEEFLSAQLEEGERLWN, via the coding sequence ATGAAAATTACTGAAGTAAAAACGGCTGACGTGACCGTAAAGATCGATGACAAGAAGGGCTACCGGTACCACTACGTACGAGTATTTTCGGATGAAGGGCTCTTCGGAACTGGGGAGACCAGTCATGTTGACAGCGGTTGGCGAGAGACGACTCGAGATATGGCGAATCTAATTATTGGAATGGATCCACGCGACGTTGATGCCTGTTTTGAACACATTCGGCGGCAATATCTTTTCCGGGGAGGTTTTGCTGGGGCGGGGATTTCGGCATTGACCGGAATCGAGATTGCACTTTGGGATTTGGCGGGAAAGGCACAGGGACTGCCTGTTTATCGACTGTTAGGGGGTAAGTTCCGAGATCGGATTCGTTTATACGTCGACAGTGCTTGTACGGATTATAAGGAGCGCGTTAATGAAGTTAGAGAAAGGGGTTTCACGGCAGTAAAGTTTGATCTTGATGATGCACAAAACCCTCACAAGTTGGATCGATGGAACTGGTCGGTGACTCCGGATGAGATAAAGTCTATTGTGGACTCAGCTTTTGCGATCAGGGAAGGAATAGGAGATTCGCTGGATCTGGCGATGGATCTTCACGGTAGGTATGACGCGACTGCGGGAACGAAATTTGCGCACGCATTAGAGCCACTTAACTTGCTGTGGTTGGAAGAACCGGTTCCTCCTGAAAACATCGAAGCTCTAGGAAGGATTACTCAAGGTACACGCACTCCAATTTGTGCGGGTGAAAATCTCTATTTACGTTATGGATTCCGTGATCTAATAGAAAATCAAGCTGTGGATATTATCATGCCTGATATTTCTAAATGCGGTGGCCTGTCCGAGTGCAGGAAAATAGCTAATATGGCAGAGATTTATTATATACCTTTCGCGCCTCATAATAATAGCAGCGCTCTCAGCACTGTAGGTGATGCCCATGTTTGTGCCAGTGTTCCTAATTTCCTTACTCTGGAATTTCACCGCTTTGATGATGTTACTTGGGACAATATTTTAGCGACGAATGAATCCGTAATTGAGAACGGGCATGTGGTATTAAGTGAGAAACCTGGACTCGGAGTTGAATTGAACGAGGAGTTTCTTTCTGCCCAGCTGGAGGAGGGGGAAAGGTTGTGGAATTAA
- the hpcH_2 gene encoding 4-hydroxy-2-oxo-heptane-1,7-dioate aldolase codes for MAGEKLKLRINNGEIIESVSVPKNIPRGELEGILSERHFDFLYVDCQHDAHNEESLVEFCKMAEELSIPVQARIKHTRDAYLIGTYLDLGPSGIMVPEVKEEITVDEALDSFYYPQRGKRSWGGQNRMGFSERQGRLEYSNWWNETGFLTLQIESVEAVVNTRFLAKAGVDILSFGENDLMFSIEGDPEFPFRTQDECLRHVLNELQGTNVRVSMCPETEEAREKYLEMGVTIFNERRDQ; via the coding sequence ATGGCGGGCGAAAAATTAAAATTACGGATTAACAACGGGGAGATTATTGAAAGCGTATCAGTCCCGAAGAATATTCCCAGAGGGGAACTAGAAGGGATTTTGTCGGAGCGTCACTTTGATTTTCTCTATGTAGACTGTCAACATGATGCCCACAATGAAGAAAGCTTAGTGGAATTCTGCAAGATGGCGGAAGAGTTATCCATTCCGGTACAGGCTAGAATTAAACATACGCGTGATGCTTATCTCATTGGCACTTACCTTGATCTTGGGCCTTCAGGGATCATGGTTCCCGAGGTTAAGGAAGAGATAACAGTTGATGAAGCCCTGGATTCGTTCTACTACCCGCAAAGGGGTAAGCGTAGTTGGGGAGGTCAAAACAGAATGGGGTTTTCTGAGCGACAGGGTCGCCTCGAGTACTCTAATTGGTGGAATGAAACTGGGTTTCTAACGCTCCAGATCGAATCTGTTGAGGCGGTTGTGAATACCCGTTTCCTAGCTAAGGCGGGAGTGGATATTCTCAGTTTTGGCGAAAATGACTTGATGTTTAGTATCGAAGGAGATCCAGAATTCCCCTTTCGGACTCAGGATGAATGTCTACGCCACGTTCTTAATGAACTCCAGGGGACGAATGTTCGGGTGTCAATGTGCCCCGAGACAGAGGAAGCAAGAGAAAAATATCTTGAGATGGGAGTGACAATTTTTAATGAGCGAAGGGATCAGTAA